AAAGATCAACCACTTCGTGCATTCTCTCGTCCGTGACCTGGTCCGGCAATGCTTCTGCTAAGCGCTGGCTGAGTGTTATGTAAGTCTCTTTAATTTCAGCAGCGGATTCAGGTGCTTTTTTTTGGAGATCAGGATGCTCAAATTCTACTCCAATTTGTGAAGGAAAATAGTAAACAGATCCAGTAATGTGCCAAGCAACGCTACCGATGCTGTAGAGTTCCGGCGAAACTTCCTGGCCTAGTGATTCATCTGTCAGCACATCCAGTGTTTTTTGGGTTAACAAAGACTCCTGTTGCCATTCGTTTAAAAAATCTTTAACTGTTGCAAACATATAATTCCCTCCTCGGATTAGCAGAACTTTGTTCCATGCTATTGTATCACGAGGAACTGTTTGTCTGCTTAAAGGAGGGGGTTGTTTCTAAAGATGTCTTCTCGTACTTTCCAGCAGGATTTAATAAGCCTCTGCGTTTTCAGCATGCCGGTTATTATACGTTTCTGTATCCAGTTCCTTCGTTACGCGGCTTGTTACAATCCCTGCTGTCATGCTTCCGCTAACGTTTAAAGCGGTTCTCCCCATATCAATCAGAGGTTCCACAGAGATGAGCAGACCTGCTAAAGCAACCGGCAAGTTCATTGTGGACAGGACCAGAATGGCAGCGAATGTTGCTCCGCCTCCCACTCCCGCTACTCCAAAGGAGCTAATTACTACAACGACGATCAGCGTTAGAATAAATGCCGGATCAAGAGGGTTGATATTCTGTGTCGGAGCAATCATGACTGCGAGCATCGCTGGATAAATCCCTGCACAGCCGTTTTGGCCAATTGTAAGGCCGAAAGACCCGGTGAAGTTCGCGATTCCTTCTGGCACTCCCAGCTTTTTAGTCTGCGTGCTTACATTGAGCGGCAGTGTACCTGCACTTGATCTGGATGTGAAGGCAAACGATAATACAGGTATTATTTTTTTCACATAAAGAATCGGGTTCAATCCTGAAATAGAAATAATAAGCAAATGAATGATAAACATGACTGCTAGCGCTATATATGATGCAATGACGAATTTACCCAGTTTTAAAATTGAATCAAAATCGCTTAGCGCCACTGTCGAAGTCATAATGGCAAGTACTCCATACGGAGTCAAACGCAAGATCAGTGTTACAATCCTCATGACAATTGCATAAACAGCGTCAACGATTTTTGAAAACATTTCAGCCTGTTCTGGCTGCTTCCTTTTCACTCCAAGGAAAGCAATTCCTATGAAGGCCGCAAAAATAACGACAGCAATCGTTGAAGAAGGACGTTCACCCGTCAGATCAAGAAATGGATTTGCCGGCAGCAATTCAACTACCTTCTGAGGAAATGTCTGTCCTTCGATTTCACTGAATTTTTCTTCGATCTGCGCCGCTCTTTCTTTTTCTGCGTCACCTTGATCAATTTGAATGGCTTCCAGTCCGAAGCCTGCAGCTGAAGTAATTC
The Metabacillus sp. FJAT-52054 genome window above contains:
- a CDS encoding DinB family protein, which produces MFATVKDFLNEWQQESLLTQKTLDVLTDESLGQEVSPELYSIGSVAWHITGSVYYFPSQIGVEFEHPDLQKKAPESAAEIKETYITLSQRLAEALPDQVTDERMHEVVDLFGYKLPVQGVLRLLIQHQAHHRAQLTVLMRLAGLKVPGIYGPSKEEWEAMNAQRS
- a CDS encoding L-cystine transporter — encoded protein: MGFVILNIVLLLLIIAGLFYMQKKHVSFSKRVFTALGIGIVFGYALQAAYGAESEALISSIDWFGIVGDGYVKLLQMVVMPLVFISIVAAFTRLKLSANIGKISGLILAVLLGTTAISAAVGITSAAGFGLEAIQIDQGDAEKERAAQIEEKFSEIEGQTFPQKVVELLPANPFLDLTGERPSSTIAVVIFAAFIGIAFLGVKRKQPEQAEMFSKIVDAVYAIVMRIVTLILRLTPYGVLAIMTSTVALSDFDSILKLGKFVIASYIALAVMFIIHLLIISISGLNPILYVKKIIPVLSFAFTSRSSAGTLPLNVSTQTKKLGVPEGIANFTGSFGLTIGQNGCAGIYPAMLAVMIAPTQNINPLDPAFILTLIVVVVISSFGVAGVGGGATFAAILVLSTMNLPVALAGLLISVEPLIDMGRTALNVSGSMTAGIVTSRVTKELDTETYNNRHAENAEAY